One stretch of Paenibacillus sp. AN1007 DNA includes these proteins:
- a CDS encoding carbohydrate ABC transporter permease yields MANRVTFFPIDITFNSYLKALENPAFLPAIWISIQRTVLSLVLGLMINCMAAYVLSKGGGRDGIAGYKLFVSLFVVAMLFNGGLIPTYLLVTKIGLYNSVWALVLPGLVNVFYLVLIMNFFKALPKEIEESAFMDGANHWQVFFNMFLPLSLPVLATVGLFMVVNDWNEWFAGSIYMRGDNVPLSTLLKSLIAVPVVDASNVNDIAKINNRSIRAAQVLIGAIPILLIYPVLQKFFTAGIVIGAVKE; encoded by the coding sequence ATGGCAAACAGAGTTACTTTTTTCCCGATCGATATTACCTTTAACTCCTATCTGAAAGCACTTGAGAATCCCGCTTTCCTGCCAGCGATATGGATTTCAATACAGCGTACCGTGCTAAGCCTGGTGCTCGGACTTATGATCAACTGTATGGCAGCTTATGTGTTATCCAAAGGCGGCGGGAGGGACGGCATCGCTGGATACAAACTGTTTGTAAGTCTGTTTGTGGTTGCGATGTTGTTTAATGGCGGGCTAATTCCTACCTATCTGCTCGTCACCAAAATTGGCTTGTATAATTCCGTCTGGGCACTTGTGCTTCCAGGTTTGGTCAACGTATTTTATCTCGTTCTCATCATGAATTTTTTCAAAGCATTACCGAAGGAGATCGAAGAATCTGCTTTTATGGACGGAGCCAATCATTGGCAGGTGTTCTTCAATATGTTTCTGCCGCTATCCTTGCCTGTCCTTGCAACTGTAGGCCTATTTATGGTGGTGAACGATTGGAATGAATGGTTTGCGGGCTCCATTTATATGAGGGGAGACAATGTACCACTCAGTACGCTCCTCAAATCTCTAATTGCTGTACCGGTTGTCGATGCCAGCAATGTGAATGACATTGCGAAAATTAACAATCGCTCTATTCGGGCAGCTCAGGTCTTAATTGGGGCTATACCGATTTTGCTCATCTATCCTGTGCTTCAAAAGTTTTTTACAGCCGGGATTGTTATCGGTGCAGTAAAAGAATAA
- a CDS encoding sugar ABC transporter: protein MKKQRKMMWGCLLLAMSFSLLTACSNKEEAAKSNEPAKEIKIVNGKIEPAVSVTMVRSEDPTVKFKNGENYMDNVHTRWAKDTLGVEMKTLWTSSAVDYDTKLKLMLSSGDQIPDLFVANSSQSNTINTFIDSGKLLDVTEAFDKYASDTWKAALAEEPTAWYPFIKDGKKFAIPVVRPTAGTQSVLWIRQDWLDKLNLKAPTTLDELEKVMDAFVNQDPDGNGKKDTLALELAMKDQVVGSPMGDTSWFFGMFGAIPERWYPDTDGNLKYGSIQPEIKSGLSKLNEWMNKGYIASDIALHDFNKVAENVASGKVGMLGGENWMMVYPGSMLLASNPNAIYNPYPIPEGADGKNMRTIAEPYTSAILINKDISEEALQAFFHYQNELYEAYNSNDPLLFKGFQDGYDYVIENGKAVMDESKITGGKVSTMKYTITGSDAVYPSKRLEANVKMAKNETLSNQELAALAPTGILGNDTSNPLEAFSSKALLIAMDQSDIDVPEYFLGPSTKTMLSRQELLTKMQIDSYIEIIYGKKPVDEFDSFVAKWKSSGGDNIIKEVNEWYDTVKQQ from the coding sequence ATGAAAAAACAAAGAAAAATGATGTGGGGATGCCTGCTTCTTGCGATGAGCTTTAGTCTGTTAACCGCTTGCAGCAATAAAGAAGAGGCAGCCAAATCGAATGAGCCTGCAAAAGAAATTAAAATTGTGAATGGAAAAATCGAGCCTGCGGTATCGGTAACAATGGTGAGAAGCGAGGACCCTACAGTCAAATTCAAAAATGGTGAAAACTATATGGACAATGTTCATACCCGCTGGGCCAAAGATACGCTCGGCGTAGAAATGAAAACGTTATGGACATCCTCTGCGGTAGATTACGACACCAAATTGAAGCTAATGTTGTCTTCTGGAGACCAGATACCTGATCTGTTCGTCGCCAACTCAAGCCAATCCAACACGATCAATACTTTTATTGACTCAGGTAAATTGCTTGACGTAACAGAAGCATTCGACAAATACGCATCGGATACCTGGAAAGCAGCTCTCGCAGAGGAACCCACCGCTTGGTATCCTTTCATAAAAGATGGCAAAAAATTTGCCATACCGGTAGTTCGCCCTACAGCTGGAACCCAGTCTGTACTTTGGATCAGACAGGATTGGCTGGATAAGTTAAACCTTAAAGCACCAACCACATTGGATGAGCTGGAGAAGGTGATGGATGCTTTTGTGAATCAAGATCCTGATGGCAATGGAAAAAAGGACACTTTAGCTCTGGAACTCGCGATGAAAGATCAAGTAGTCGGCTCACCTATGGGTGATACTTCATGGTTCTTTGGAATGTTTGGAGCTATACCGGAACGCTGGTATCCAGACACGGATGGCAACCTCAAGTATGGGTCAATTCAACCAGAGATCAAGTCAGGTTTGAGCAAACTCAATGAGTGGATGAACAAGGGATACATTGCGAGTGACATTGCTCTGCACGATTTTAATAAAGTAGCTGAGAACGTTGCTTCTGGAAAAGTGGGTATGCTTGGAGGAGAAAACTGGATGATGGTTTATCCGGGCTCGATGCTTCTGGCATCTAACCCCAATGCGATTTACAATCCTTATCCGATTCCTGAGGGAGCAGATGGCAAAAATATGCGAACTATCGCGGAACCATATACGAGTGCGATCCTGATCAATAAAGATATTTCAGAAGAAGCTCTACAAGCGTTTTTCCATTATCAAAATGAATTGTATGAGGCATATAACTCGAATGATCCATTGCTATTCAAGGGTTTTCAGGATGGATACGATTATGTGATTGAGAATGGCAAAGCCGTTATGGATGAGAGTAAAATTACAGGTGGCAAAGTTTCAACGATGAAATATACGATTACTGGCTCGGACGCCGTATATCCTTCCAAAAGGTTGGAAGCCAATGTTAAAATGGCTAAAAACGAAACGTTGAGTAATCAAGAGTTAGCGGCATTGGCACCAACAGGCATTCTTGGCAATGACACATCTAATCCTCTGGAGGCTTTTTCTTCAAAAGCTTTGCTGATTGCAATGGATCAGAGTGATATCGATGTACCAGAGTATTTCTTAGGTCCTTCTACCAAAACGATGCTTTCCAGGCAGGAATTATTGACCAAAATGCAGATAGACTCCTATATTGAAATTATTTATGGCAAAAAGCCCGTTGATGAATTCGATTCTTTTGTTGCAAAGTGGAAATCATCTGGAGGAGATAACATCATCAAAGAAGTAAATGAGTGGTATGATACCGTGAAGCAACAATAG
- a CDS encoding ABC transporter permease subunit encodes MLSPAVLLVLVFVYMPLGGLVMAFQDYKPYLGIMGSEWVGMEHFKFLFEYPDSVQVIWNTLRIAVLKLVFGFISTMGFALLINEVRRKVLRSTVQTFVFLPHFLSWVVLGGIFIELLNPDSGLVNQALQALGLNPIFFLGDNNWFLFTVVSSEVWKEFGYGSIIFLAAIVGINPALYEAAQIDGAGKWKQMLHITLPSLIPTIAVVLTLSLSQILNAGFDQIFNLYNPLVYEKGDIIDTFVYRIGLIDGNYSFSTAIGLFKSIVSLILILGAYRIAYKVADYKIF; translated from the coding sequence ATGTTAAGCCCCGCCGTGCTATTGGTTCTTGTATTTGTCTACATGCCCCTGGGCGGACTAGTCATGGCGTTTCAGGATTACAAACCTTATCTGGGGATAATGGGGTCCGAATGGGTAGGCATGGAACATTTCAAATTTCTATTTGAATATCCAGATAGCGTGCAGGTCATCTGGAATACACTTCGGATCGCGGTGTTAAAACTGGTTTTTGGTTTTATTTCGACGATGGGCTTTGCACTGCTGATTAATGAAGTCCGCCGCAAAGTATTAAGAAGTACTGTTCAAACATTTGTTTTTCTCCCACACTTTCTCTCATGGGTTGTTCTAGGCGGTATTTTTATTGAGCTGCTTAACCCGGACAGCGGTCTTGTTAATCAGGCACTGCAGGCATTAGGACTCAACCCCATCTTCTTTCTGGGTGATAACAACTGGTTTCTGTTTACAGTGGTATCGAGTGAAGTATGGAAAGAGTTCGGATATGGTTCCATCATTTTCCTCGCGGCCATAGTCGGAATCAATCCAGCACTGTATGAAGCAGCACAGATTGATGGAGCAGGCAAATGGAAACAGATGCTGCATATCACTTTGCCATCTCTAATTCCAACAATAGCTGTGGTACTAACACTTTCACTCAGTCAAATACTGAATGCAGGCTTTGATCAAATCTTTAATTTGTATAACCCTCTGGTGTATGAAAAAGGTGATATCATCGATACTTTTGTTTATCGGATCGGTCTGATTGATGGTAACTACAGCTTCTCTACTGCAATCGGTTTATTCAAATCCATTGTCAGCCTGATTTTAATTCTGGGTGCATACCGGATTGCCTACAAAGTAGCTGACTATAAAATTTTCTAA